Proteins encoded together in one Planctomyces sp. SH-PL14 window:
- a CDS encoding caspase domain-containing protein, giving the protein MVLRVLLTIGLILMGRTVVFGQDASDAGATPQVRDEAAVNPSPGASLPEETFSEPSSSAQSAETKPIESAEQGVRGMTFHGQTSPVEYRTRRAVIIGINYAGRPDQGDGVVPLRNAENDAKEVAEVLKAHFGFQPDDLTLLVGEAATERAIWHEIAKAEEAAEDDCVLFYFSGHGVLLKSGRQNTQGALLPYDVTCVNRQPEEHTTIGMEQLVKQLSKSKARHKLLVLDSCASGALFGRDWRNDGSDQGAHDPSAFKASGFQAIVASHALQNAADSARAEGGEGHSPFTSALLKALRDRANLVGDQKSFKATYLFQGMKIYLDASLSSNQAPSCGWINDSLGEFHFTVRGKLPEPGVPSEEIRKCMIAMVPGTFGNWWFDESPWFHPGLRFEILKETETTRSAGQEMISVDEIEQAASKALNRMREAREHSPSNDKVRRRLEHMEKLRATSDEQWKSKAGEIVASLNALAEAADSVAQQPSSALEAVDFHFLAVLQHALRKDPVAADKAYARAIEKYREEAKTTIHMQAMQAMCHADHGWFALDVSRDYDAACRHFAQANSVFGADKTPASFKTFVFCRHAEALQRQGREGAAEEQLELAKASIQSVDPRGEMPISAAFYHRRAWLRMSSCKFTKAVKDFDSSSEILQALNDRAGLGGIVNREKEILYFHNLHGKAMATRFLGERDVALSQYRSLYGKIVDLFQNIRTSESRESNYRQTKNRLVERLVNTQERIGDCNLFSYPIDPSEAADDYRRALRTCSYLPAELRPRFQTRLRYKYALSLLIPGSAAFDPPIAEEQLRLAKQELALATAAQTSAAGNPTAPSKDFLSTKEEGNVVEQPKSAEALAKQTNTQAVAANREHLNRIGEKDVAICARLAELLMAVANHPVGTAPSDCEKQIADQAAELRAILDRYLDEERLDRSLTRDEIEAALFCLRTMIEELDQPLAELQEQRLREFQLTRRNDIERLLGYCRSARRGRQESLQFARPYFDCAVHSLVALKPTNSKQLLEIACESMTGETHRKPSEKVISLVVYSASPASYVFLDIPGSTSSVYPLDPSINVEAIQAAARSKDRLSLPREVFKELSVAAIDGTPVVGLWRDEVRRIGSDGQQAVTAMRVGLDRSETEDALDARSSEGEAGARIVDQFPFRLPEGVVVFRSTDAQPSTPVRETVLTGNR; this is encoded by the coding sequence ATGGTACTTCGCGTGTTGTTGACGATCGGCCTGATTCTGATGGGACGTACCGTCGTCTTCGGTCAGGACGCCAGTGATGCAGGGGCGACTCCGCAGGTGCGCGACGAAGCCGCCGTCAACCCAAGCCCTGGGGCCTCGCTTCCAGAGGAGACATTTTCGGAGCCTTCGTCCAGTGCGCAAAGCGCTGAGACCAAGCCGATTGAGTCAGCCGAGCAGGGCGTCCGGGGAATGACGTTCCACGGCCAGACCTCTCCGGTGGAGTATCGCACTCGGCGAGCAGTCATCATCGGCATCAACTATGCGGGCCGCCCCGACCAGGGTGATGGAGTGGTGCCGTTGCGGAATGCCGAGAATGACGCAAAAGAAGTCGCCGAGGTTTTGAAAGCCCACTTCGGATTTCAGCCCGATGATTTGACCTTGCTTGTCGGCGAAGCTGCGACCGAACGGGCGATCTGGCACGAGATCGCCAAGGCCGAGGAAGCGGCGGAAGACGATTGCGTCCTTTTCTACTTCAGTGGACACGGAGTCCTGTTGAAGTCGGGCCGGCAGAATACCCAGGGCGCGTTGCTGCCTTATGACGTTACGTGCGTCAACCGACAGCCTGAAGAACATACGACGATCGGCATGGAGCAGCTGGTCAAACAGCTGTCGAAGTCCAAGGCGCGGCACAAGCTCCTTGTTTTGGACTCCTGTGCCTCCGGTGCGTTGTTTGGACGTGATTGGCGCAACGACGGCTCTGATCAAGGCGCCCATGATCCGTCGGCTTTCAAGGCGTCGGGTTTCCAGGCAATTGTGGCCAGCCACGCCCTCCAAAACGCGGCCGATTCCGCCCGTGCGGAAGGTGGCGAGGGGCACTCTCCTTTCACATCGGCACTGCTCAAGGCGCTCCGCGACCGCGCCAATCTGGTCGGTGACCAGAAGTCCTTCAAGGCGACGTACCTGTTCCAGGGTATGAAGATTTACCTGGATGCCAGCCTGTCCTCCAATCAGGCCCCCTCATGCGGTTGGATCAATGACTCGCTGGGGGAGTTTCATTTCACAGTGCGGGGCAAGCTTCCGGAGCCGGGGGTCCCCTCGGAAGAGATTCGAAAGTGCATGATCGCGATGGTGCCCGGCACCTTCGGAAACTGGTGGTTCGACGAGTCCCCCTGGTTTCATCCCGGCCTGCGTTTCGAGATCCTGAAGGAGACCGAGACGACGCGCAGCGCCGGCCAGGAGATGATCTCCGTTGATGAGATCGAACAGGCCGCAAGCAAAGCATTGAACCGGATGCGCGAGGCGCGTGAGCACTCGCCGTCGAACGACAAGGTTCGGCGGCGCCTCGAACACATGGAGAAACTGCGGGCAACGAGCGATGAACAATGGAAGTCTAAGGCCGGCGAGATCGTGGCATCCCTCAATGCACTCGCAGAGGCGGCGGATTCCGTAGCCCAACAGCCATCCTCAGCCCTCGAAGCCGTCGATTTCCACTTTCTCGCGGTACTGCAGCATGCCTTGCGGAAGGATCCTGTGGCCGCGGACAAGGCCTACGCACGAGCCATCGAGAAATATCGCGAGGAGGCCAAGACAACGATCCACATGCAGGCCATGCAGGCGATGTGCCACGCCGACCACGGCTGGTTCGCCCTGGACGTCTCGCGAGACTACGACGCGGCCTGTCGCCACTTCGCTCAAGCCAACTCCGTGTTCGGCGCAGACAAGACGCCGGCTTCGTTTAAGACCTTTGTGTTCTGCCGCCATGCCGAAGCCCTTCAGCGGCAGGGGCGAGAAGGAGCGGCCGAGGAGCAACTGGAACTGGCGAAGGCGAGCATTCAGAGCGTCGATCCCCGGGGCGAGATGCCAATCAGCGCCGCCTTCTATCACCGCCGAGCCTGGCTCAGGATGAGCTCATGCAAGTTCACCAAGGCTGTCAAGGACTTTGATAGCTCGTCCGAGATTCTTCAGGCTTTGAACGATCGAGCCGGACTCGGAGGCATCGTCAACCGTGAGAAGGAAATCCTCTACTTTCACAACCTTCATGGCAAAGCGATGGCGACGCGGTTCCTCGGAGAACGGGACGTTGCGCTGAGTCAGTATCGATCGCTTTACGGCAAGATCGTGGACCTCTTTCAGAACATCCGCACCAGCGAGAGCCGAGAGTCGAACTACCGTCAGACGAAGAATCGGCTGGTGGAACGACTGGTGAATACGCAGGAGCGGATTGGCGACTGCAACCTCTTCAGTTACCCGATCGACCCGTCCGAGGCGGCCGACGACTACCGGCGTGCCCTGCGGACGTGCAGTTACCTGCCTGCGGAGCTCCGTCCGCGGTTCCAGACGCGGCTGAGGTACAAGTACGCGCTCAGCCTGCTGATTCCGGGATCCGCCGCCTTCGATCCACCGATTGCAGAGGAGCAGTTGCGGCTTGCGAAGCAAGAGCTCGCTCTGGCCACCGCCGCCCAGACGTCGGCCGCTGGAAACCCAACGGCCCCATCAAAGGACTTCCTATCGACGAAGGAAGAGGGCAACGTCGTGGAACAGCCGAAGTCGGCTGAGGCTTTGGCTAAGCAGACGAACACACAGGCGGTTGCCGCCAACCGCGAACATTTGAATCGGATCGGAGAGAAGGACGTCGCAATCTGCGCGCGGCTGGCGGAACTGCTGATGGCCGTGGCGAACCATCCGGTCGGTACCGCCCCCTCGGACTGCGAGAAGCAGATCGCTGATCAGGCTGCCGAGCTGCGAGCGATTCTCGATCGTTACCTGGACGAAGAACGGCTGGATCGGTCGCTGACCCGCGATGAAATCGAGGCAGCTCTGTTCTGCCTCCGAACGATGATCGAGGAGCTTGACCAGCCGTTGGCAGAGTTGCAGGAACAGCGTCTGCGAGAATTCCAGCTCACGCGGCGAAACGATATCGAGCGTCTTCTTGGCTACTGCCGATCGGCGCGGCGCGGCCGCCAGGAGTCTCTGCAGTTTGCCAGGCCGTACTTCGACTGCGCCGTTCATTCGCTCGTCGCTCTCAAACCGACCAACAGCAAACAGCTTCTCGAGATTGCCTGTGAGTCGATGACGGGTGAGACTCATCGCAAACCATCCGAGAAAGTGATCTCTCTGGTCGTCTACAGCGCCTCTCCAGCCAGCTACGTCTTCCTGGACATCCCAGGGTCGACCAGTTCCGTGTATCCGCTCGACCCGAGCATCAACGTCGAAGCGATTCAGGCCGCCGCGCGGAGCAAGGACCGTCTGAGCCTTCCTCGCGAAGTGTTCAAGGAACTCTCGGTCGCAGCCATTGACGGGACTCCTGTCGTTGGGCTGTGGCGAGATGAAGTTCGCCGTATTGGATCAGACGGCCAGCAAGCCGTTACCGCAATGCGTGTCGGACTCGATCGGTCGGAGACGGAAGACGCGTTGGACGCGCGTTCGTCCGAAGGCGAGGCCGGTGCCCGGATTGTGGATCAATTCCCATTCCGGCTTCCCGAGGGTGTTGTCGTTTTCCGCTCGACAGATGCTCAACCATCAACTCCGGTCCGCGAGACTGTTTTGACGGGCAACCGTTAG
- a CDS encoding caspase family protein, protein MTVGSRRALLVGCTSYPACQSIRSLKGPANDLPLFKAMLKEQFGFQEDDITTLLGWESDTSTRPTRANIVRGFERLIADAKAGDQIVILISGHGTQVPVPQTGGRTTDPSEDDDLNEVYLPADVEAWDGQKLPNAIVDDEFETWLNALADKGAHVWVTFDTCHSGTMTRAIEGEAPAEVSRMVLPDELKIPAPADRRGTGPSGQDDKVSARVPAKRRESGGTLTAFFAAQSFEEAPELPRPADAARVPGNYFGLFTYSLVKAMQRPNKPNSYRDLSQSILNLYCSERGARGPTPVFEGDLGQQVVGTRKWDHEIGYGVRLRNGQYQINAGELHGFTPGSVLRVHDSGDVEPESAQGYLKVVSATASNSVGVPCAADGQSVVTALQLLETSRCLMSTRNLGDTRIKLHLRIDDTVASSTAESLRGAVNRIPPASRDLFVLHPEASSADWILHLVSPTTAKEDYRLEVQEPTGILSPLSNRIPEARLKGEATAKRPSLPLATLQPARAIRPIPSSSDARELERLTDQLTDDVRKIFIWQNVWRVAEGVNGEAPAGDLTLTVKVEREGEEILNPPQLYAGESVEVQLRNEGVRHWWVSCLFLGSDLSITQWASGSLPRGGQFRPQIATVNSDSEGVEGFVVFASPVTTEREEPKYEFLEQGGMADLERTRALKGESTSPFGQLMETASSGKETRGLSRTSAEQPSVMLRSWVTRAPLR, encoded by the coding sequence ATGACCGTCGGTTCCCGCCGCGCGTTGCTCGTCGGTTGCACCAGCTATCCGGCGTGTCAGTCCATTCGATCGCTGAAGGGCCCCGCGAACGATTTGCCGCTGTTCAAGGCGATGCTGAAGGAACAGTTCGGATTTCAAGAGGACGACATCACGACCTTACTCGGTTGGGAAAGCGACACGTCTACCCGTCCGACGCGAGCCAATATCGTCCGGGGATTCGAAAGACTGATTGCCGACGCCAAGGCGGGGGATCAGATCGTGATCTTGATCTCGGGACACGGGACGCAGGTTCCCGTCCCCCAAACCGGTGGGCGGACTACGGACCCGTCCGAGGACGATGACCTCAACGAAGTCTATCTCCCGGCGGATGTCGAAGCCTGGGATGGGCAGAAGCTTCCCAACGCCATTGTCGACGACGAGTTTGAAACCTGGCTCAATGCGCTGGCCGACAAGGGGGCGCATGTCTGGGTGACGTTCGATACGTGCCACTCCGGGACGATGACCCGCGCGATCGAAGGCGAGGCTCCGGCGGAAGTCTCACGCATGGTTCTTCCCGACGAATTGAAGATTCCGGCCCCCGCCGACCGGCGCGGAACTGGACCGTCCGGGCAGGATGACAAAGTGTCAGCCCGCGTCCCCGCGAAGCGGCGGGAGTCTGGGGGCACACTGACCGCCTTTTTCGCGGCCCAATCCTTTGAGGAAGCCCCCGAATTGCCGCGCCCTGCCGACGCGGCGCGCGTTCCTGGCAACTACTTTGGCCTCTTTACCTACTCGCTCGTGAAGGCCATGCAGCGGCCCAATAAGCCGAACAGCTACCGGGATCTCAGTCAGTCGATCCTGAACCTGTACTGTTCCGAACGAGGAGCCCGGGGCCCGACTCCCGTTTTCGAAGGGGACCTGGGACAACAGGTCGTCGGGACCCGGAAATGGGACCACGAGATCGGATACGGAGTTCGACTTCGAAATGGTCAGTATCAGATCAACGCAGGTGAACTTCACGGATTCACTCCCGGCTCCGTTCTCCGTGTTCACGACTCGGGCGATGTGGAACCCGAGTCGGCTCAGGGATACCTGAAAGTCGTCTCCGCGACTGCGTCTAATTCCGTGGGGGTTCCGTGTGCCGCCGACGGCCAGTCCGTCGTGACGGCTCTGCAGCTCCTTGAGACGTCGCGATGCCTGATGTCGACCCGAAACCTTGGCGACACCCGGATCAAGCTTCATCTTCGAATCGACGACACGGTCGCGTCCTCGACCGCAGAATCCCTGCGAGGAGCGGTCAATCGAATCCCCCCGGCAAGCCGAGACCTCTTTGTCCTGCACCCCGAGGCGTCCTCGGCGGACTGGATCCTCCATCTGGTCTCCCCAACGACGGCGAAAGAGGACTACCGATTGGAAGTTCAGGAGCCGACGGGAATCCTATCCCCCCTGTCGAATCGCATCCCGGAAGCGAGGCTCAAGGGCGAGGCGACCGCGAAGCGTCCCTCGCTGCCCTTGGCCACACTGCAACCTGCACGAGCCATTCGGCCGATACCGTCATCATCCGATGCCCGAGAGTTGGAACGTCTCACGGATCAGCTGACGGACGACGTCCGCAAGATTTTTATCTGGCAGAACGTCTGGCGGGTCGCGGAAGGAGTGAACGGCGAGGCCCCGGCGGGCGACTTGACGTTGACCGTCAAAGTCGAGCGAGAGGGTGAGGAGATTCTCAATCCACCGCAGCTTTACGCGGGAGAGAGTGTGGAAGTCCAGCTCCGCAACGAGGGCGTCCGCCACTGGTGGGTGAGCTGTCTGTTCCTGGGAAGTGATTTGAGCATTACGCAGTGGGCTTCGGGCTCCCTCCCACGAGGAGGCCAGTTCCGACCTCAAATCGCCACCGTGAACAGCGACAGTGAGGGGGTTGAAGGATTCGTCGTATTCGCGAGTCCTGTTACGACCGAGCGGGAGGAGCCGAAGTATGAGTTCCTCGAGCAGGGAGGGATGGCTGACCTGGAACGAACCCGTGCCTTGAAAGGAGAGTCAACATCTCCTTTTGGGCAACTGATGGAGACTGCATCGTCCGGAAAGGAAACGAGAGGGCTGTCCCGAACGTCTGCTGAACAGCCTTCCGTGATGCTCCGGTCCTGGGTCACTCGTGCGCCACTGCGGTAA
- a CDS encoding serine/threonine protein kinase, translated as MLIEDMRARWARGERPLCDEYLSRLPDPTFNVDATLDLIYCEYLLRREYGLDANADSFVVRFPKFESAIRRQLDLESAFQETSTSPAPDPASAHPLLRDRVLPAPLGRYLVVAPLDAGGQATVYLGLHPTLRKNVLLKLSRHAIRSGIDSTDGLLQEGRLLATLEHENLVRVYDVDVVDGYPLVVMDYVPGQSLDQYFRSHRIAPDAAAKIVLSVARAVDYVHQKNLLHLDIKPKNIIVDESGVPRLIDFGLARLVDAWNPSSADDRVSGTLQYMPPEQIRGDSQNVGPATDVFALGGVLYFLLTGKAPYPAGSVKELVSLVQAGKWDAIALAASPSPRLQRVCRRALAPAVADRYGSVAELVRDLERAVSTRRMAIVATLLSLGVLLLLGIGTWVNLSARPPRGTGSANRAVVPGTSVPKLVVTSWNMGRFESLEDRLPLSNGDELHLEAVIPPGVQAALMHHDIENGWTELRRWEEAKDERVVHYPDVESTTPLEGEPGPQVILLVAGEDVASLVNVLNERQADLRQVSNLSSYSLVHVDNVEVKEEATGKGLGGPISRREVERSMPRELEAVQRQIRGKQGAVSGVAFFKE; from the coding sequence ATGCTCATTGAAGATATGCGGGCGCGATGGGCCCGAGGCGAGCGGCCCCTATGCGACGAGTATCTCAGTCGGCTGCCCGACCCGACCTTCAACGTCGACGCCACCCTCGACCTGATCTACTGCGAGTATTTGCTCCGACGAGAGTACGGCCTCGACGCGAACGCGGACTCCTTCGTTGTGAGGTTTCCAAAGTTTGAAAGCGCGATTCGACGGCAACTCGACCTGGAAAGCGCCTTCCAGGAGACGAGCACGAGCCCGGCGCCTGATCCCGCGTCCGCTCATCCGTTGCTGCGGGATCGGGTGCTGCCGGCACCACTCGGCCGTTATCTCGTCGTCGCACCGCTGGACGCTGGCGGTCAGGCGACGGTTTACCTCGGCCTCCATCCGACTCTCCGCAAGAACGTTCTCCTCAAGCTGTCGCGGCATGCCATCCGGTCAGGAATTGACAGTACCGATGGACTCCTGCAAGAGGGGCGGCTGCTGGCGACCCTGGAGCATGAAAACCTCGTCCGTGTGTACGATGTCGACGTGGTGGACGGCTACCCACTGGTCGTCATGGACTACGTGCCCGGGCAATCGTTGGACCAGTACTTCCGATCTCATCGCATCGCTCCCGATGCCGCCGCGAAGATCGTCCTGTCGGTTGCGCGGGCGGTCGACTACGTGCATCAGAAGAACCTGCTGCACCTCGACATCAAGCCGAAGAACATTATTGTCGACGAGTCCGGCGTGCCGCGTCTGATCGACTTTGGGCTGGCCCGACTTGTCGACGCCTGGAACCCATCGTCGGCGGACGATCGAGTCTCGGGAACGCTTCAATACATGCCTCCGGAGCAGATTCGGGGCGACTCCCAGAACGTCGGCCCGGCAACGGACGTTTTTGCGCTCGGCGGTGTGCTGTACTTCCTGCTGACCGGCAAGGCTCCTTATCCGGCTGGGTCGGTGAAGGAGTTGGTGTCGCTGGTGCAGGCTGGGAAGTGGGATGCGATCGCTCTGGCCGCCTCCCCCTCGCCGCGATTGCAGCGGGTCTGTCGCCGGGCCCTGGCGCCAGCGGTTGCGGACCGCTATGGATCAGTCGCAGAACTGGTGCGGGACCTTGAGCGGGCCGTCTCGACGCGGCGAATGGCTATCGTGGCCACGCTGTTGTCGCTTGGTGTTCTGCTCCTGCTCGGGATTGGGACGTGGGTCAATCTATCTGCACGCCCCCCGCGCGGAACCGGATCCGCGAACCGCGCGGTAGTGCCTGGGACTTCGGTTCCCAAGTTGGTCGTCACATCCTGGAACATGGGCCGATTTGAATCCCTCGAAGATCGCCTGCCTCTCTCAAACGGGGACGAGTTGCACTTGGAAGCCGTCATTCCCCCGGGAGTCCAGGCCGCCCTCATGCATCATGACATTGAAAACGGCTGGACGGAGCTTCGTCGATGGGAGGAGGCGAAGGACGAGCGAGTCGTTCATTACCCCGATGTGGAATCAACGACTCCTTTGGAAGGGGAGCCGGGCCCCCAGGTCATCCTGTTGGTCGCGGGTGAGGACGTGGCGAGCCTAGTGAATGTTCTGAACGAGCGGCAGGCGGACCTTCGGCAAGTATCCAATCTGTCGAGCTACTCGCTCGTTCACGTGGACAATGTTGAAGTGAAGGAGGAAGCCACCGGCAAGGGGTTGGGAGGACCGATTTCAAGGCGGGAGGTCGAGCGATCGATGCCGAGGGAGCTTGAGGCCGTTCAACGACAGATCCGCGGCAAGCAGGGAGCGGTCTCTGGCGTTGCCTTCTTCAAAGAGTGA
- a CDS encoding serine/threonine protein kinase: protein MSVGRRLEIETRTAKAPKMVPHLIDDMQRRWAQGERPTCEAYFRLIGDQALQGSDAVELMHCEFLLRQRYGLPASREAFCNRFPQFAAVFAEKLGPEVPSNRASATTSKPPMGEVSSHPLLRDKVLPAQIGRYTVISRLDSGGQADVFLGVHPTLHQNVVIKVGRHGMAHRQAEAEALLREGRLLANLNHENLVRVFDVDVIEGYPIVVMQHVSAPSLDQYVRGRTLADKDIAQLVSELAHAVDYIHQKNLLHLDIKPKNVLVDEDGRPRLIDFGLARLIDAWTQQSNSNEVSGTLQFMSPEQVIGDRDAVGRPSDIFALGGILYFMMTLRPPYVAETVEQIMPLVRFARWNGKALKDAPHDGRLKQLCRSALQFDPRWRCPSAGEFARRAEACLLPVSRRRTAIVVTAVMVLTCLILAVFLRPRRPTVPAALDGPTAGLSHPRLLASAWSNDHLEPLHERLPLVNGDELHLQATVPRGQEAVLLHHDLDNGWTVLEEWPNSDERREIHYPARDQNLPLTGRPGPQLLLLCCAPTTSSLVAALKKHGSTVMTVNAISPYAVIQVDSSGVRTEHGGRGFGVPVDRPIPETRLEDAMRAMALEAEKARGHVVGVAFQKE, encoded by the coding sequence ATGTCGGTTGGACGTCGCCTTGAAATTGAAACGAGGACTGCGAAAGCCCCGAAAATGGTGCCTCATCTAATCGATGACATGCAGAGGCGTTGGGCACAAGGTGAACGCCCTACGTGTGAAGCCTATTTTCGCCTGATTGGGGATCAGGCACTGCAGGGCAGTGACGCGGTTGAATTGATGCACTGCGAGTTCTTGCTGCGCCAACGCTACGGGCTTCCGGCAAGTCGCGAGGCGTTCTGCAACCGCTTTCCGCAGTTTGCGGCAGTGTTCGCAGAGAAGCTCGGACCAGAAGTCCCCTCGAACCGGGCCTCCGCCACGACATCAAAGCCTCCGATGGGAGAAGTGTCGTCCCATCCACTCCTCAGAGACAAAGTGCTCCCGGCCCAGATCGGCCGTTACACCGTCATCTCCCGCTTGGACTCCGGGGGACAGGCCGACGTCTTCCTGGGAGTGCATCCGACGTTACACCAGAACGTTGTCATCAAAGTGGGACGACATGGAATGGCGCACCGGCAAGCGGAAGCCGAGGCGCTCCTCAGAGAGGGAAGACTTCTTGCGAACCTGAATCATGAGAATCTCGTTCGGGTCTTTGATGTGGACGTCATCGAGGGATACCCGATCGTCGTCATGCAGCACGTTTCCGCCCCGTCGCTTGACCAATACGTGCGCGGGCGCACGCTGGCCGACAAAGATATTGCTCAGCTCGTCAGCGAACTCGCGCATGCGGTGGACTACATCCACCAGAAGAATCTTCTGCATCTCGATATCAAGCCCAAGAACGTCCTCGTCGACGAGGATGGGCGGCCGCGTCTCATCGATTTTGGTCTCGCCCGCCTTATCGACGCCTGGACACAGCAAAGCAACAGCAACGAGGTTTCCGGCACGTTGCAGTTCATGTCGCCCGAGCAGGTCATTGGAGATCGCGATGCCGTTGGACGTCCGTCCGACATCTTCGCGCTTGGAGGAATTCTCTACTTCATGATGACGCTACGGCCTCCTTATGTCGCGGAGACCGTTGAGCAGATCATGCCGCTCGTTCGCTTTGCTCGGTGGAACGGTAAGGCGCTAAAAGATGCGCCCCACGACGGCCGTTTGAAGCAGTTGTGTCGCAGCGCGCTGCAGTTTGACCCCAGGTGGCGTTGCCCATCCGCGGGCGAGTTCGCCAGGCGAGCAGAAGCCTGTCTCCTTCCAGTTTCGCGACGGCGGACCGCCATCGTTGTGACCGCTGTAATGGTTCTGACGTGTCTGATTCTGGCAGTATTCCTACGACCTCGTCGGCCGACAGTTCCAGCCGCATTGGACGGTCCGACTGCAGGATTGTCCCATCCACGGCTGCTCGCCTCGGCCTGGAGCAACGACCATCTGGAGCCGCTTCACGAACGACTTCCGCTGGTGAATGGGGATGAACTTCATCTGCAGGCGACTGTTCCCCGCGGCCAGGAGGCGGTGCTGTTGCACCACGATCTGGACAATGGATGGACAGTCTTGGAGGAGTGGCCGAATTCAGATGAGCGTCGGGAGATTCACTACCCGGCCCGCGATCAGAACCTCCCCTTGACCGGAAGGCCGGGCCCGCAGTTGTTGCTTCTGTGCTGTGCGCCGACGACCTCGTCTCTCGTGGCAGCGTTGAAGAAGCACGGCTCGACCGTGATGACGGTCAATGCGATCTCGCCCTATGCGGTCATCCAGGTGGATTCCTCCGGGGTCCGGACGGAGCACGGGGGCCGCGGATTCGGAGTTCCCGTCGATCGCCCCATTCCGGAAACTCGCCTGGAGGACGCCATGCGGGCGATGGCGCTGGAAGCGGAGAAGGCGCGAGGACACGTTGTTGGCGTTGCGTTCCAGAAAGAATAG
- a CDS encoding RluA family pseudouridine synthase produces MLSGSSDTDRIELTVEEFSDGDRIDSFLSRHLRNYTMWRLQRMVREGNAWIDHAPIQQTRRVFTGERVTIRLAEPPDRVMEGHPGPLRILYEDPWILVIDKPAGVIAHPTGEFQYGSLVNILQHWADQRFQPRGLIRPGLMHRLDRQTSGVMVIALQHHSHRMLAAAFEAGRVSKTYLALVEGRPKERKGSIKFPIGRVPTGRCVLMSCRADALDARPSQTNYEVLEQYARHTLVAATPLTGRNHQIRVHFAHIGHPLIGDEFYLPHGHIRPLKEPPMSEEEEDAAEDEGIETGYAIRRHALHAGRLAFAHPVTNLWLEFTARLPEDMRETITELRAESAQPVP; encoded by the coding sequence ATGCTCTCCGGCTCCTCCGATACCGACCGCATCGAACTCACCGTCGAGGAATTCTCCGACGGCGACCGCATCGACTCGTTCCTCTCCCGCCACCTTCGCAACTACACCATGTGGCGCCTCCAGCGCATGGTTCGCGAAGGAAACGCCTGGATCGACCACGCCCCCATCCAGCAGACCCGCCGCGTCTTCACCGGCGAACGCGTCACCATCCGCCTCGCCGAGCCCCCCGACCGCGTCATGGAAGGACACCCGGGGCCTCTCCGGATCCTCTACGAAGACCCCTGGATCCTCGTCATCGACAAACCCGCCGGCGTCATCGCCCATCCCACCGGCGAGTTCCAGTACGGCTCCCTCGTCAACATCCTCCAGCACTGGGCCGACCAGCGGTTCCAACCCCGCGGCCTCATCCGCCCCGGCCTCATGCATCGCCTCGACCGCCAGACCAGCGGCGTCATGGTCATCGCCCTCCAGCACCACTCCCACCGCATGCTCGCCGCCGCCTTCGAAGCGGGCCGCGTCTCCAAGACCTACCTCGCCCTCGTCGAAGGCCGCCCCAAGGAGCGGAAGGGCTCGATCAAGTTCCCGATCGGCCGGGTCCCGACCGGCCGCTGCGTCCTCATGTCCTGCCGTGCCGACGCCCTCGATGCCCGGCCGTCCCAGACGAATTACGAGGTCCTGGAACAGTACGCCCGCCACACCCTGGTGGCCGCGACGCCGCTGACGGGGCGGAACCACCAGATCCGGGTGCACTTCGCCCACATCGGCCACCCGCTGATCGGCGACGAGTTCTACCTGCCGCACGGTCACATCCGCCCGCTCAAGGAACCGCCGATGAGCGAGGAAGAGGAAGACGCGGCCGAGGATGAAGGGATCGAGACCGGCTACGCGATCCGCCGCCACGCGCTGCACGCCGGGCGTCTCGCGTTCGCCCACCCGGTCACGAACCTGTGGCTGGAGTTCACGGCGCGGCTGCCGGAAGACATGCGGGAGACGATCACGGAGCTTCGAGCGGAGTCGGCGCAACCGGTTCCTTGA